One Vicia villosa cultivar HV-30 ecotype Madison, WI linkage group LG5, Vvil1.0, whole genome shotgun sequence genomic window, AAAAGAAAACGTGTTCTCATAGATAGACACAATGTAAATAATGGGGCACACATGGCCTAGGGTGAGAATGGCTCATACTCGGACCCGATCCTCCTAATGGCAACTATAATAACTTAGAAGCATAGATGGGTGATATTTGGACACAAATTGTTGAAATCACATGACTATTCATCGAGAAtgtttagtcattttttatgacttAAGAGAATACGAAGATGATATTTGTTGATAAAATAACCTTTCCATCGGAGGGAGCGGGTGATGTTTTAATCCAAAGtatgaaaataaatcaaacactcATCATCGAAATGTTGTATGTTCCAAGTGTGAGAAGTAATTTATTAAGCATGGGGCAATTGCTTCAAAAGAAATTTGTCATGCACCTTGTAAACAATCAGATAAAGGTCTTtaatacatataaaaaaatattgtaagCACTTGTCTTTCTCAAAATAGAACCTTTTAAGTTTATACTAATGCCATAAATTCCCATTGTTTTTCTTCTACGAAAATTAGATTTGAATATGATGCTTGGATATGTCACATTTGTTTTGCTTCTGAGGTGATTGAATATGAATATGATGATTGAATATGTCACATTTGTTTTGCTTCTAGGGTGATTGGATATGAATATGATGTTTGGATATGTCACACTAAGTATGGAGACCTTCACTTTAAGAGTTTGTGTATCTTAAAGTTAAGGGATATGGTATGTGGTTTTCCTaaatttatgatgcatgtagATGTGTACACATTTTTTTTGATAGACATGCAATTAATGAAGTATTTTGTGTCTCGGATTCTAATGAGAGTTCAAGGTAAACATGATGTGGTACATGTTAATGTTTGTGGTCTCTTTAACATAGTGTCACTGGAAGGTGATAAATATTATTTCCCTTTGTTGATGAGTTAAGTAGAATGATATGGTTCTATTTGATAAAAACTAAAGATAAAACATTTCAAGTTTCAAGAGATTTAAGGCGGTGGCAGAAAGACATCTCAAGATTCTCTAAAGTGATGGAGGTGATGAGTATGTttcaatagaatttgaatattttttaaaaagataagAATTTAAGCATAACATCACACCACCATGCATCCCTAATCGTAATTATTTTGTTGATAGGATGAACATGACTAATATAAACATGACTATATGCATGTTGGAAGAAAAGAAACTTTCACATGTTTTTTTGGGGTGGAGCAGTCACAATTGCATGTTATGTGCTTAACCGAAGTCCACCTaagagataagatatgattttaAAGGTAATATAGCTATGTCACATTCCATATATCAAGCACTTGAGGATTTTGACTCTTTATGTTTCAAACACATCCTAAACCTAAGAAAGAAAAAAGCTTGAAGATAAAAGTGAAATGATGATTCTTATATGATACCACAATGCAAGTTCTTACAAGTTATACAACTCTGTGATTTGGAGGACTGTTACAAGAAAAGATGTTACAACCAATTAgcatgaatgttgaaattgacaaAGCCAATATGTTGAATCATCTTTAAGTGTGTCATTTTTATTCCATGATGACCAGAGTGAGCATCATATACCCAAAAGAGGCGATGTACAAgtaaagaaagcaagaaaatctAGAGGATTAGATTCCCAACTAGAAGTCTCCAATAATATGTGGCATTCTTGACTATATATGGTCACACTAGAGGGAAACATCATTCCCTTAGCCTTATTTGTTGATGATGAGTCATTCTGCTATGTAGAAGTCGCTTCATACTCTGTGTGAATTAATGCAACAGAGAAATAAGTTAATGTAATAAAGAAGAATCAAACGTGGTATCTAGTTTCCTTATCAACTCACGAGATGCTTATTGCACTCAAATGGATCTAAAAAGCGTAACACCTCCCAAATGGTTATGTTGCCAAACATAAGGCGATGCTTATTGCAAAGGGATTCTTACAACAACCTGATCTCGACTTCACAATTGTTTTTTACACATGTTTCAAGAATTAACGTTCATATTATTGGTAGTTGTAGCTAATTTAatgcaatggaactttgtacaactACATCTCAAATATGCATTTATCAGTGACTTACTCGAGGAGGAAGTTTATGTTGAACTACATTTATCAATATAGTTATaatacaatcaaatatcttcctttctttctccatTCATCGTTCCTACCTAATCCTGATAAATAAAGTACGAGTTTGAATGATGATGTCACGCAACCACCGTCCATAAAGCATTGTGCAACCCCCTTTATGTTGTATGAACAATTTAGAAATTCTAGAATCAAGGGTGAACTTGCCGTGCTTATGTTGTATGGTCAATTTAGAGATTCtagaaaacatatttttttaggtCATCAACTaatgtgaaggatatggacaaaaaaatagtattttctaaatttaaaaatgatattttggcAGGCTAAGGATCAACTCTTGCACTTTATATACTTACCCTGAAAATCCTATTTATGTATGAATCAATAGCAATTTGAATGTTTTGACCTTGTTATTATGGTGAAGTGTTCCCATGCTTCCTCTGCAGGTTTTGATATCTATTGATGGTGATTTCCAGGAGAGTGAAATCTAGCATGTTTGAAAATGGTGTTTCTATTCCTTTTGTTTTGTTCTCTGCATTGATAGTAGACCTTTAGTTGCCTCTATGGATACTATAAAAGAACATAAAGTTATTTAACAACAACACACACGAGTATAGAGAGATTGAATCCTGAGAATATAGATAAATTTGATACATATATAACTAAAATGTACTCAAGGGATACATCAAATTCGTTCTATTTCgatataaacaacaacaacaacaaaccgaTTAGTCATTTTTTTGGTTCTGCTGAACAAAATGTGTAATACAAACAAGAGTAACAGAAATATAAAGGTGTTATCTTTGTTACATATTCCACCTTACTCATATGGTATTTGAATGTATGCCGCATCACAGACAAAAGGGATATCGGCATACATTCCAACAAGGGCACACCTAATGCACTCTATGGTagtaaagagaaaaagaaaaaacgcAGTAGTCCAGAAATGCATTCCAAATCGACCCCAATAGACCGCACGTGGCATCCAACGGCTAACAATCCCAGTAACCTGTAGGGCTATCTCGATTAACATTCCAACGGCGACGTGGAATCGGAAGAAATGCGGCCATTCTTTTCTCCTCACAATTGTAAGATATGCAATCAAGAAGTATGCTATGAGAGACCATCTAGGTAGACTCCCAATTGCCATGAGAAAAGGGTACGTGTAGAATTCGAAATAGTGGAGAAACGGGTGAAGATGGTATGCGGTTTGAGCATACATCCATACCTGATGGAAAGGTAGGAGGTAGGGGATGCATGATAATGTTCTCCACCACCATCTTGGTTTTTTTGTCATTGGAGGGAACCGATAGCCGGCAGATGAGGAATTCTTCATTGCCCGAGTGGTGGTAGATGACTTGTGCAGCTTAGGTAACATGGGGATGGTACGAGATAGAAGATTCTGACCCCCGCTTAAAAGTAGGCTTGATGTGGCAGACATGTCTGTGAATGCCATTCCTACAACAGAAAGATTGATAAACAACTTCAGAAAAACGCAAAGAAAGTTTTCAAGGATGGTTACTGCAAAGACGAGACGACAATTCCTACAGTCAGCTGATCAAAATCGTTGGATTTAGACCAGACATATCACATCGCGACTTCAAAAAATTCAGAAACTGGGAATCTCAATGTCTGATCTTCATCAAAGACTATGATCATTGACTGAAATAATGCAGTAAACTATATATCACTGACACATCACATTGAAAACGTGCTCAGTGTCAGACACCAACAAACACGCAGTTGCATTCGATCACTTCCGTTTTCTAAAACTATATACAGTGTCAACATGTAAGTGTCGTGTTTAGCGTTTGTGTTTGTGTCAGTGCTTCAGAATATACAAAATCCGTCAAAATAGTCTCTAGTCTGCTGTTAAAATACTCAGGACTAACAAAGCGAATTCTCATATACTTCCGCAACTAACAGGATAAATATTCATAATCTTTGGATACTGCTTATCACAGTGTGAGCTAAATAATTCAAATCATAGAGATATTAATTCACTATGAATCGCCGACACAGACACCAAACACGACACACACACTTCAACACCAATAATAACTTAAAGAAAATGTAactaattgaattgaattaactaCATGTGCAAGGATCTTGTCAGTATTCGATACTCTGAGACCAAACCCGTCTTCGATCTGAAGTGTCAATGCTGGTTAATTAAGGAAAATTGAAAGAGTAAGCAAATTATACCTCTTGGCTTATTTTCCAAACTATGTCCCCAGAAACTTCGGATACTTGAGACAGCAACCTTAGCAGGAATTTGACAAGCATAACACAGGACAGAACCTTGGGATACAGTTCCACCATTTTGAATCATGGTTGATTGATTAACTAGTTCAACAAAAACCCAAACAAAATATTAAGAAAAAACAGCAacaataacattaataataagCATAATGGAAAATTGAATTAACAGATAATTAGGATTTGGTAAGAACATGGATGATACCTCGGTAATGATTCGAATTACACagtgttgttgtcgttgttgttgttgttcatgttTAGGTTTATGGGATTTTGACCTTTCATTGTTTTACACTGTAAGAAGAAGATAAACTATGCTGTCTGAATTGggctttgtgtttttttttttgaagaaggaAATAAGATATTGGGCTTTTGTATTTTGAACCCAAAGAAAAAGATGGCAATTTTACGGATTCTCAATAGAGGATGGCTACCTACACCCTCTAATACTTCTCATAGTACCTTTTAgtttcatcatttttttattcactcattatgaagtggaaaaattgaaggatttaataAAGGACTTTGATAGGTCTATATTttttataacatatataaaaTCTGCTTAGTTTGAAAGAACTTGAAAATTgtattgaaaaatgatttttggaagtttaaatgaaaatttcaaatcaaatatttgtttttataataaactaaatattaaaaatatatgaataataAGTATTGATTTAGTTAAAAAtttatctatatttttatttctaccCTTCTCCTTTCAAAGCTCTCACCTTCAAACTCTCAAATGAATTCTTAAGAAGGTACGTGAGTGGTCATGTGGAGACTATAATAAGGGCTTACAAAAACTTTGCTTGAATGAGGATGAcaaatatatcaataataaaaaacatgtaaGAAAATGAGTTTTTTTGGGGCATCAGCTAAAAGGTTTCATGGACAAATTCTTAATATGTAAAATACTAATTCAATACATGAGGAGTAGTTAACATATAGTAATCATGTCTTGGTAGTAGGTGAAAAATAAAAGTCTGATGAAATGGTGTATAGACTATATACAAAAGTGTGGAAAGAGACACTTTTTGAGTCATATTGTAGCTGAAAATGTGAGTCTTGTTATTATGTTAACGAAGAGAGTAATCCTATTCACATTAAGCAGGAAATAAAATGTTGTTTATGATTTTATGGATTGTAAGAGTAATATCGTCAAAAAGTGTTAATTTTGGTAATGACAACTACTAACGGATTGAGATAATGACAATTGTCAAAGTGTTGATGACAACGGTCAAATGACATTGATCACGAATTTTATTCCAAAGGATCTTGATGATGGTATCTAATTAATAAAGAGGCATTCCAAGCCTCATCATTCAAATGTACCAATATCAAGTTGAAAGTGCTAGTAAATGATGAATCAATCAAAAAATTTTGAGTCTGTAATGTTAAAGCATGAAGTCATGAAAATGTGATCTTGAAGATGTGAAAACTCGAAGATGTGAGAATGTGAAAGCTAACATGGTCCCTTTCTTAGAGATTTTCCTAGATCTTATGAGTTTCGCAAAAGAAAGCATATTAAGTCTCGAGGTACTAAGCTAATACACATATACAAATGTCATTATCAAACTTCTTCTCTTTTGATAAAGTTTAAAAATCAATTCGGGCAAGCGCTAAATTGATTAGAAGCTAGGTTAATCAATTAAGAAGGTAAAATATTGTCTAATCGATTAAGAGgtctttttaatcaattaaatcaaagtgTAAAACTCCTAATCGATTAAGGAGGTTAATAATCAATTAACCGGTATAGAATTTCAAACTTTACTATTTTAGCTTAGGTAATCAATTAATACATAGATTTAATTGATTAACTCATTAAAATGACCCATGGATTATTCTATTCTTGAGTCAAAATTTTCCTATATAAAAAAGGCTTCTCCTCATTTCAAAACACActcattttattaatataaacttTCTTCGAATATActtcctctcttttttttttataaagtctTTTTCACTAGAGTTGTCTTAAGGGAGTGAAAAGTTTCATCTAATAGTTGTTGTAATGGTGTTGTGTTGAAAGTATTTATTCAAGAGCTTATTTCTATTGTAATATCTTTGTTATAGTTTTAAAGGGTAAATGTTACTGAGTTGAGCCTGTGTAAAAGCTCAGTTTGGTTGTAGTAGGCTTTTGCGGCCGATCCTATAAAAAAAACCCAAGTTACTATGAAAGGTTGTTTAGGCCAAATATGTGAAAAAGCTCAAGATTATTTTAGTGAAAATGTCAAAGGAAACTCTAAGGAGCTATAATAGGCCAAGTGATTTAGGCCGAACCATGATAATTCTTTGATGtgttctttctattttttatttgtttcgtttttgagttatttattttattttagtgtttttttctttattttttctatCTTCtaacaaaaatgatttttaaatcaAAGTTTTTATAAACCATTTTTTGGAAATCTAAATATCACAATTCACCCCGTTCATGTGTTTGCAGTAATTTGGTCAACAAATAACATTAGATCGTAACTCCTATTATAAGACTAATCATTTCAAGAGGAAATTACTTTAGTCGATTCACTAAACACACCCATTCCTTCAATGGAGAAAGGTTGTGGAAAGAGAATACGATAATATTCATAGAGGAGATGTATTATGATATTTAGAGTATTGTTAAAAATGATCCTTTTGTTCCCACACATCTAGTTGAGGATGTTATGGAAAACAAAGATTAGATATTTGGATCAAATAGGATAAGGAAAAAGTGTAGCAGAATTTGAAAGCAAAAATCATTATCATTATTGCTCTGGGTATTGATGGATTTTCGTGTGTTTCACTATGATACTATAAAAGAAATGTAGGGCACCCTTCAAGGTACCCATGAAGGTATAATTGAGGTAAAAAATGATAGGATAAACCGATTGACCCATGATGAATACAAACTTTTCAGAAGGAAACTTGAAGAACATATTCAGGATATGCTTAATGATTTAATCACATTATGAATCATATGAGAACTATGGGTAAAGCTTTTCAAAATGAGGATTTagttataaattattttagaCGGTTAAATCGCAATTGGAAACCTAAAGTCACTGCAATTTTTGAATCTACAAACTTGTCTTATATGAATTTGACTAACTTCTTTAGAAAACTATAGGAACATGAAATGGAATTAAAAAGGCTAGACGAGAATGATGAAGGATACAAAAAGAATAAAGGTCTTGTACTAAAAGTAACAAAGGCTAAAAACATAGAGTCTTAAGATGAAGACTTCCAAAGTAAAAATGATGAAGACATGGGTCTCATGTTTCACAAATTCTGGGATTTCCAAAGGCACGAAAAACAAACTCCAAAATTTTTGTAGCAAAGTAAAAAAGATCAATCTTTATTCAAACGTGTGTTTCTAGTGCGGGAAGAACATTCACATAAAGCCAGATTGTCCGcagaataaaatgaaatttaaaagaTACAAAATAACACAAAATGATTCGGAAATAACTTATATTGCATGGGACGATAATGACATAGACTCCTCCAGTGAAATCTAAACAAAATGAAGAAACTTACCTATGTCCCATGACAATCCACGAAGAAAATAAGGTAAATGTTCTAAATTTACTTATAATGAATTACTTCGCATCAATAAAAAGTTAGATATAAGTTCAAGTAAATTAAAACATCTTGTTTCTACCTCTAAGACTACAATATACTCCcttgtaaaagaaaataaaaaatttacatgAAGAAATAAATAGTCTTAGAGAAAAacaaagtattttaattaaaaactctCACCTTTTTCTCTATCTCATAAGGGCATGGTTGAACCTACCAAATATGaatgaatattttgaaaaataaaattgactaTTTGTATAACACACTTGATAAGTTCACCAAAGAAAGGGATAATTTGAATCTTCTTTTT contains:
- the LOC131601212 gene encoding protein TIC 20, chloroplastic, with amino-acid sequence MIQNGGTVSQGSVLCYACQIPAKVAVSSIRSFWGHSLENKPRGMAFTDMSATSSLLLSGGQNLLSRTIPMLPKLHKSSTTTRAMKNSSSAGYRFPPMTKKPRWWWRTLSCIPYLLPFHQVWMYAQTAYHLHPFLHYFEFYTYPFLMAIGSLPRWSLIAYFLIAYLTIVRRKEWPHFFRFHVAVGMLIEIALQVTGIVSRWMPRAVYWGRFGMHFWTTAFFLFLFTTIECIRCALVGMYADIPFVCDAAYIQIPYE